The Lacrimispora xylanolytica genome has a segment encoding these proteins:
- a CDS encoding adenylyltransferase/cytidyltransferase family protein, with amino-acid sequence MEADKIIWEMPKGLLNWYNFSPEGKVLYIENKECSMKELLQEKCKTVICISGAASLDEAFINQNNKAFDYIIAIGTAERLPDPVKAFSLWRDMLKSSGRLILGMDNRLGLRYFCGDRDPFTNRNFDGIENYRRIPKEDRKDLQGRNYSKEEICNLLDTSGWKNRKFYSVLPNLDLPQLIYSEDYLPVEALDIRYFPMYNHPDTVFLEEEFLYKDIINNGLFHTMANSFLIELSNDNSYENVKHVTVSMDRGREKAMATIIRDNEIVEKRALYHDGIHRLREIKENEEDLRAHGIVVLEGKYENDSYTMPYMDSEISVTYFRRLAKENLDKFKDEVSRFRELILQSSEHIDAAKEKGELGIILKKGYVDLVPLNCFYVNGTFVFYDQEFYEENYPANVIILRTIELIYAGDPEMEAILPRQYFYEKFGMIDHMDTLYRMAWVFTEKLRNQRELRSFHERYQRNLATIHTNRQRINYSASEYQRIFVDIFQNADKKKIILFGSGNFTKRFLAQFKSQYEIYAIIDNNESKWGGMLEGIKIMQPQIIDELPKEEIRVIICIKNYIAIVQQLKQMGVVDYCVYDINADYPRKQQAIPLSIKDGNLTPKKYQTGYIAGVFDLYHMGHLNMFKRAKEQCDYLIVGVVTDEGVRKYKKTVPFIPFEERIELVRSCKYVDEAVEIPLNYGGTRDAYRMYHFDCQFSGSDYTDNPDWLAEKEFLEKHGAEMVFFPYTEGTSSTKIKSLIEQKLV; translated from the coding sequence ATGGAGGCGGATAAAATAATTTGGGAAATGCCCAAAGGATTGTTGAACTGGTATAATTTTTCTCCGGAAGGAAAGGTTCTCTACATTGAAAATAAAGAATGCAGTATGAAGGAACTTTTACAGGAAAAATGCAAAACAGTTATCTGTATCAGTGGAGCTGCTTCTTTAGACGAAGCATTTATAAACCAAAATAATAAAGCATTTGATTATATAATTGCAATAGGTACGGCAGAGCGCCTTCCCGACCCGGTGAAGGCTTTTTCTCTATGGAGAGATATGTTAAAAAGCAGTGGACGTTTGATTCTTGGTATGGATAACCGATTGGGTTTAAGATATTTCTGTGGAGATAGGGACCCGTTTACCAATAGAAATTTTGATGGAATTGAGAATTATCGAAGGATTCCTAAAGAAGACAGGAAAGATCTGCAAGGACGTAATTATTCCAAAGAAGAAATCTGCAATCTACTAGATACCTCCGGTTGGAAAAACAGGAAGTTTTACTCCGTTCTACCTAATCTGGATCTACCCCAGTTGATTTATTCAGAGGATTATTTACCGGTAGAAGCATTGGATATCAGGTACTTCCCTATGTATAACCACCCGGATACCGTATTTTTGGAAGAAGAATTTCTATATAAAGATATCATTAACAACGGTTTGTTTCATACAATGGCCAATTCCTTCTTAATAGAACTATCCAATGATAATTCATACGAAAATGTAAAGCATGTGACCGTTTCCATGGATAGGGGCAGAGAAAAAGCCATGGCAACTATTATCAGAGACAATGAAATAGTTGAAAAGCGTGCGTTGTATCATGATGGTATACACAGGTTGAGAGAAATAAAGGAAAACGAGGAAGACCTTAGAGCTCATGGAATCGTGGTACTGGAAGGAAAGTATGAAAATGATTCTTACACTATGCCATACATGGACAGTGAAATTTCAGTTACTTATTTCCGAAGACTAGCAAAAGAAAACTTAGATAAGTTTAAAGATGAAGTGAGCAGATTCCGAGAGCTCATTTTACAGTCATCAGAGCATATAGACGCAGCCAAGGAAAAAGGTGAGCTTGGAATAATATTAAAAAAGGGATATGTAGATCTGGTTCCTCTGAATTGTTTTTATGTAAATGGAACGTTTGTCTTTTATGACCAAGAGTTTTATGAAGAGAATTATCCGGCGAATGTAATAATTCTTCGGACGATTGAACTTATTTATGCCGGAGATCCAGAAATGGAGGCAATACTGCCAAGGCAATATTTCTATGAGAAGTTTGGCATGATTGATCATATGGATACGTTATATCGTATGGCCTGGGTATTTACAGAGAAGTTGAGAAACCAGAGGGAATTGAGAAGCTTTCATGAAAGGTACCAGCGCAACTTAGCAACCATTCATACCAACAGGCAAAGAATTAATTATTCTGCTTCGGAGTATCAGAGAATTTTTGTGGACATATTTCAAAATGCAGATAAAAAGAAAATCATTCTCTTTGGATCAGGTAATTTTACAAAGCGCTTTCTTGCTCAGTTTAAAAGTCAGTATGAAATTTATGCTATTATTGACAACAATGAATCAAAGTGGGGAGGCATGCTGGAAGGAATTAAGATCATGCAACCCCAGATTATTGATGAATTACCAAAGGAAGAGATTAGAGTTATCATATGTATAAAAAATTACATTGCAATTGTTCAACAGCTAAAGCAGATGGGAGTTGTAGATTATTGCGTTTATGATATTAATGCGGACTATCCAAGAAAGCAGCAGGCGATCCCGCTATCAATCAAAGATGGTAACTTGACACCTAAAAAATATCAAACTGGTTATATTGCAGGCGTATTTGATTTGTATCATATGGGACATCTAAATATGTTCAAAAGGGCAAAAGAACAATGTGATTACTTAATTGTTGGTGTAGTTACGGACGAGGGTGTAAGAAAATATAAAAAAACGGTCCCATTTATTCCGTTTGAAGAGAGAATAGAATTAGTACGTTCCTGCAAATATGTGGATGAGGCCGTTGAAATACCTCTAAACTATGGCGGAACCAGAGATGCATACAGAATGTACCATTTTGACTGCCAGTTTTCAGGTAGTGATTATACGGATAATCCAGATTGGCTTGCAGAGAAAGAATTTTTAGAAAAGCATGGTGCAGAAATGGTGTTTTTCCCCTATACAGAAGGTACCAGCTCTACAAAAATTAAGTCACTAATCGAACAGAAGCTAGTTTAA
- a CDS encoding sugar phosphate isomerase/epimerase family protein, whose translation MKSGFHDVMLDMSMVCSPNELKFSVKTGINKNNKKIRVSSNPLELYNSLIPMLDQCSQVKLNKTIAYAPYLERSSKDECYNQLLIRLAEESIKACKRAGSQSIIIRPLFSGVKQENEWLENKNYYLHLSRIAREHNVMILLENQCRDLNGHLIRGICSDGKTAVQWIDRLNEEVGEERFGFCMDVGVCNLCGQNMYDFVLSLGNRLKAVILRDCDGHSENALLPFTCVNKAQPVTDWLSLIRGLRETGFDGSLILNFSDTASSFSPILRPELMKLAMSVANYFKWQIEIENMLKKYQSIVLFGAGNMCRNFMKCYGEEHPPLFTCDNNSNIWGTEFCGLEVKSPDSLLELPDDCGVFICNVYYREIEKQLLDMGIENIEFFNDEYMPSYFFDRLGDK comes from the coding sequence GTGAAATCAGGATTTCATGACGTTATGCTTGATATGTCAATGGTCTGTTCTCCAAATGAATTAAAATTCTCCGTTAAGACTGGTATAAATAAAAACAATAAAAAAATACGTGTATCTAGTAATCCATTAGAACTTTATAATAGCCTGATTCCCATGTTGGATCAGTGCAGCCAGGTAAAACTAAATAAAACCATAGCTTACGCTCCCTATTTGGAAAGAAGTTCAAAAGATGAATGCTACAATCAACTTTTGATTCGACTGGCGGAGGAGAGTATTAAAGCTTGCAAGAGAGCGGGGAGCCAGTCTATTATAATAAGACCATTATTTTCAGGTGTGAAGCAAGAAAATGAATGGTTAGAAAATAAGAACTATTATCTCCATCTTTCTAGGATTGCCAGAGAGCATAATGTAATGATTCTTTTAGAAAATCAGTGCCGGGATCTAAATGGTCATTTAATCAGGGGGATCTGCTCAGATGGAAAAACAGCAGTCCAATGGATTGATAGATTAAATGAAGAAGTTGGAGAAGAACGCTTTGGATTTTGTATGGATGTCGGTGTTTGCAACTTATGTGGGCAGAATATGTATGATTTTGTTTTAAGCCTTGGAAACCGTTTAAAAGCAGTTATCCTAAGGGACTGTGATGGTCATTCTGAAAATGCTTTACTGCCATTTACCTGCGTAAACAAAGCACAGCCTGTGACTGATTGGCTTAGCTTGATCCGTGGACTAAGGGAGACGGGGTTTGACGGAAGTCTTATTTTAAATTTTTCTGATACGGCTAGTTCATTTTCGCCGATTCTTCGGCCAGAGCTGATGAAGCTTGCCATGTCTGTGGCAAATTATTTTAAGTGGCAGATTGAAATTGAAAACATGTTAAAGAAATATCAATCTATTGTTCTTTTCGGAGCAGGGAATATGTGCCGCAATTTTATGAAATGCTATGGGGAGGAACATCCTCCGTTATTTACTTGTGATAATAATAGCAATATATGGGGGACAGAATTTTGTGGATTAGAAGTTAAATCCCCTGACAGCCTGCTGGAACTTCCAGATGACTGTGGAGTATTCATTTGTAATGTATATTACCGGGAAATAGAAAAGCAACTTCTTGATATGGGCATTGAAAACATTGAATTTTTTAATGATGAATATATGCCTTCCTATTTTTTTGACAGACTGGGGGATAAATAA
- a CDS encoding sugar phosphate isomerase/epimerase family protein, with product MNTSLYQLELNKFFDQSIQELEKFFLPHKLGADAAGITINQMHMPYPVYVPMASEELNQYLWQEVAPKSMMVCAFFGCQYIVIHGCKLARYLGSEEEEWKRTEQFIKEMAPLAKELGITICIENLYDSIGGHLVEGPCCDVKKAVERIDRVNEKYQAEVLGFCFDTGHANLVGIDFESFITALGDRLKVLHIHDNDGAADLHQIPFTFAKNRENLASTDWDGFISGLKNIKFNRVLSFETAPVISTFPEVMKLDTLGFIAKIGQYFSKEIEILK from the coding sequence ATGAATACATCCTTATATCAGTTAGAATTAAATAAATTTTTTGACCAGTCAATACAAGAACTTGAGAAATTTTTTTTACCTCATAAACTTGGTGCAGATGCAGCCGGAATTACTATTAATCAAATGCATATGCCCTATCCGGTCTATGTCCCAATGGCCAGTGAGGAACTGAATCAATATCTTTGGCAGGAAGTTGCACCAAAAAGTATGATGGTATGTGCCTTTTTCGGTTGTCAATATATTGTCATTCACGGTTGTAAGCTGGCAAGGTATTTGGGATCTGAGGAGGAAGAATGGAAACGTACGGAGCAGTTTATTAAAGAAATGGCTCCTTTAGCCAAGGAGCTTGGTATAACCATATGTATTGAGAATTTATATGATAGCATAGGTGGACATCTAGTAGAGGGTCCTTGCTGCGATGTTAAAAAGGCAGTGGAACGGATTGACCGCGTAAATGAAAAATACCAGGCTGAAGTTTTGGGATTTTGCTTTGATACAGGGCATGCTAATTTGGTGGGAATCGATTTTGAAAGCTTTATTACTGCACTGGGAGATAGATTGAAGGTCTTGCATATACATGATAACGATGGAGCAGCTGACCTTCACCAGATACCGTTTACATTTGCAAAAAACAGAGAGAATTTGGCTTCTACGGATTGGGATGGGTTTATCAGTGGATTGAAAAATATAAAATTTAATAGGGTACTTAGTTTTGAGACAGCACCTGTTATATCCACGTTTCCGGAAGTAATGAAACTAGATACGTTAGGATTTATTGCAAAAATAGGTCAATATTTTTCAAAAGAAATAGAAATATTGAAATAG